In one window of Clarias gariepinus isolate MV-2021 ecotype Netherlands chromosome 10, CGAR_prim_01v2, whole genome shotgun sequence DNA:
- the ndufc1 gene encoding NADH dehydrogenase [ubiquinone] 1 subunit C1, mitochondrial: protein MPLGRSLLRVTALNKIVSRNAFTAVKPDPSRPNMLRVGLTFGTTALLWAMLFKQRSSDMQEYKTRNGLE from the exons ATGCCTCTCGGTCGTTCATTACTGCGGGTtacagctttaaataaaa tCGTGAGCAGAAATGCTTTTACCGCAGTCAAGCCAGATCCTTCCCGACCGAACATGCTAAGAGTGGGCCTAACCTTCGGGACCACAGCTCTCCTGTGGGCGATG CTCTTTAAACAGCGTTCAAGCGACATGCAGGAATACAAAACAAGAAACGGACTGGAGTAA